In Oceanidesulfovibrio indonesiensis, a single window of DNA contains:
- a CDS encoding helix-turn-helix transcriptional regulator, giving the protein MRVHDIAARLQSLLTHPPTPGLTSLPFGSVFCSTSHTLRSVVVLWSAAILVLSGKKTIWRGAERMQAEPGQMFLLPSQIDIAVQNELDPTTGHYLALCLPFTEDMVAAAAAGCDSNNSAGLHSLESLRVDCDEALTMSVGHMLDMARFNPQNTRLMKLCSEEILELIASRSSALPSLWQATTTWSSRCAFLISLEPGRSWSAADIAGKLGVSERSLRRNLQEESAKFRHILQSVRLNAGLGLLQNGAANVGEVAYRCGYSSASRFAVLFKERFGVSPSEVLQYNAVPRQSLAES; this is encoded by the coding sequence ATGCGCGTCCACGATATCGCCGCCAGGCTCCAATCCCTGCTTACCCATCCGCCGACACCAGGACTGACGTCTTTGCCCTTCGGCTCGGTGTTCTGCTCCACATCCCACACACTGCGCTCTGTGGTGGTATTGTGGTCCGCCGCCATCCTTGTACTCAGCGGCAAGAAGACCATCTGGCGTGGCGCGGAACGCATGCAGGCCGAGCCCGGTCAGATGTTCCTGCTCCCGTCGCAGATTGATATAGCCGTGCAGAATGAGCTGGACCCCACAACTGGCCACTACCTCGCTCTGTGCCTTCCTTTTACCGAAGACATGGTGGCCGCGGCGGCCGCCGGGTGCGATTCCAATAATAGCGCCGGCCTCCACAGCCTTGAGTCCCTGCGCGTTGACTGCGACGAAGCCCTGACCATGAGCGTGGGCCACATGCTGGACATGGCCCGGTTCAACCCGCAGAACACCCGTCTCATGAAGCTCTGCTCCGAGGAAATTCTCGAACTCATCGCCTCGCGCAGCTCGGCTTTGCCATCCTTGTGGCAGGCCACCACCACATGGAGTTCGCGTTGCGCGTTCCTCATCAGCCTGGAGCCCGGTCGTAGCTGGAGCGCCGCCGACATCGCGGGCAAGCTCGGGGTGAGCGAGCGCAGCCTGCGCCGCAATCTTCAGGAAGAATCCGCCAAATTCCGCCACATTCTGCAAAGCGTCCGGCTCAACGCCGGATTGGGGTTGCTGCAGAACGGCGCGGCCAACGTGGGCGAGGTGGCCTACCGCTGCGGCTACAGTTCGGCCTCGCGTTTCGCCGTCTTGTTCAAGGAGCGATTCGGGGTGAGCCCAAGCGAGGTGCTCCAGTACAATGCCGTTCCCAGGCAATCTTTGGCCGAATCGTGA
- a CDS encoding kinase inhibitor, which yields MRAIFVSILVFCCTVPAWAGNFTLTSPDITDGGTLSHAQVLNDFGCEGGNTSPALSWSNPPEGTRSYALTVYDPDAPTGSGWWHWVVFNIPASVQSLPAGAGSGKGVPAGAMQSRTDFGKPGYGGACPPPGPSHRYIFTVHALDVEQLDLSPDSSAAMVGFMLNGHTLGKASITATYGR from the coding sequence ATGCGCGCAATCTTCGTTTCGATTCTGGTTTTCTGCTGCACCGTCCCGGCCTGGGCCGGGAACTTCACCCTGACAAGCCCGGACATTACCGACGGCGGAACGCTGTCCCATGCACAGGTGCTCAACGACTTCGGCTGCGAAGGCGGCAACACTTCGCCGGCCTTGTCCTGGTCCAATCCGCCCGAAGGCACCAGGAGCTACGCCCTCACCGTGTACGACCCGGACGCGCCCACGGGCAGCGGCTGGTGGCACTGGGTGGTGTTCAATATTCCGGCCTCGGTGCAGTCGCTTCCGGCTGGAGCGGGCAGCGGCAAGGGAGTGCCGGCCGGCGCCATGCAATCGCGGACCGACTTCGGCAAACCCGGATACGGCGGCGCCTGTCCGCCGCCTGGACCTTCGCACCGCTACATCTTCACGGTCCATGCTCTGGACGTGGAACAACTCGACCTCAGCCCGGACAGCTCGGCCGCCATGGTGGGTTTCATGCTGAACGGCCATACTCTGGGAAAGGCGAGCATTACGGCGACGTACGGACGATAG
- the ribB gene encoding 3,4-dihydroxy-2-butanone-4-phosphate synthase, with amino-acid sequence MNQSLLDHFGTPQQRIEKALATLAAGGGVLVVDDEDRENEGDLIFPAETLTESQMAMLIRECSGIVCLCLTDEKIKSLDLPMMVQDNQSPYQTAFTVSIEAAEGVTTGVSAADRVCTIRAAAAEDARPECIRSPGHVFPLRAKPGGVLERQGHTEATVDLMRLAGFAPCGVLCELTNPDGTMARLPEIVEFGETHGFPVLTVQDIIAYRMAREGAPRIKQTNAEQRAA; translated from the coding sequence ATGAATCAGTCGCTTTTGGACCATTTCGGAACCCCACAGCAACGGATAGAAAAAGCGCTTGCCACCCTGGCTGCAGGAGGCGGCGTGCTCGTGGTGGACGACGAGGATCGCGAGAACGAGGGCGACCTCATCTTTCCGGCCGAAACCCTCACCGAATCCCAAATGGCCATGCTCATCCGCGAGTGCAGCGGCATCGTCTGCCTCTGCCTCACCGACGAGAAGATCAAGTCGCTGGATCTGCCCATGATGGTCCAGGACAATCAGAGCCCATACCAGACCGCCTTCACCGTAAGCATCGAGGCGGCCGAGGGCGTGACCACCGGCGTCTCCGCCGCGGACCGGGTGTGCACCATACGCGCCGCCGCGGCCGAGGACGCCCGCCCCGAATGCATCCGCAGCCCGGGCCACGTCTTCCCCTTGCGCGCCAAGCCCGGAGGCGTGCTGGAGCGCCAGGGGCACACCGAGGCCACCGTGGACCTCATGCGTCTGGCCGGCTTCGCACCGTGCGGCGTGCTCTGCGAGCTGACCAATCCGGACGGCACCATGGCCCGGCTCCCGGAGATCGTGGAGTTCGGTGAAACCCACGGGTTTCCGGTGCTCACCGTGCAGGACATCATAGCCTATAGGATGGCGCGCGAGGGCGCACCCAGAATCAAGCAGACAAATGCGGAGCAACGCGCCGCATAG
- a CDS encoding methyl-accepting chemotaxis protein, with product MKTKLLLTGSAIIILLVILAASIHSNAYLLGICFLAMALVGVLLFFSILHLINPLKATAQSLKTAAEGDLAINIKVSGPPEVMDLQQSLRALLDLLKEKISLSDSLLENIITPMALINTDGTIRWMNESMVKLTEQDAPPSEFYGIHFSEFFYGNRRDTVSEAALREKSKQFVKSQFESRKGNTKYVSVAASPIWNPDGSITACFTTVMDFTNIKLKEDRIIEQNETIARGVSEATAVSEEVSTAATQLTNQILMAHQGADEQRSRTTEVATAVEEMNATILEVARNAGAASETAHSAQETARIGASQVRDVIHVMDNVSSKARQLKNEMDDLGTQAEGIGRIMVVINDIADQTNLLALNAAIEAARAGEAGRGFAVVADEVRKLAEKSMQATKDVNSYIGAIQESARRNVTATEDTTSVIAKATAMSHEAGDSLEKILHLVESTDDQIRSIASASEQQSSASEEINLSTGEINRIALDTVEAMAHASQGIDNISKLASNLREYMVMMQQESA from the coding sequence ATGAAAACCAAACTATTACTTACCGGATCGGCAATCATCATTCTTCTTGTCATTTTGGCCGCATCTATTCACAGCAATGCGTACTTGCTAGGTATATGCTTCCTTGCCATGGCCCTTGTCGGAGTTTTGCTTTTTTTTTCGATTCTTCACTTGATCAATCCGCTGAAAGCAACAGCCCAAAGCCTGAAAACGGCGGCTGAAGGCGATCTTGCCATCAACATCAAAGTCTCGGGCCCTCCGGAAGTGATGGATCTGCAGCAATCCTTGCGCGCTCTGCTGGATCTGCTCAAAGAGAAGATCAGCCTGAGCGATTCACTCCTGGAAAACATTATCACTCCCATGGCATTGATCAACACGGATGGAACTATTCGCTGGATGAATGAATCCATGGTAAAACTGACCGAACAAGATGCCCCCCCCTCAGAGTTCTATGGGATTCACTTTTCCGAGTTCTTTTACGGCAACAGGCGAGATACCGTCTCCGAAGCCGCGCTTCGCGAGAAATCCAAGCAATTCGTAAAATCACAGTTTGAATCCCGGAAGGGCAATACAAAATACGTGTCCGTAGCCGCATCCCCCATATGGAATCCTGACGGAAGCATTACGGCCTGTTTCACAACGGTCATGGATTTCACGAATATCAAACTCAAGGAAGACCGAATTATCGAACAGAATGAAACTATCGCACGTGGCGTTTCGGAAGCCACGGCCGTATCCGAGGAAGTCTCGACTGCTGCGACGCAGCTGACCAACCAGATTCTTATGGCGCACCAGGGCGCGGATGAACAGCGATCCCGCACCACGGAAGTCGCCACTGCCGTGGAAGAAATGAATGCAACGATTCTGGAGGTAGCGCGCAATGCCGGCGCTGCTTCCGAGACAGCACACTCCGCTCAGGAAACCGCCCGGATTGGCGCCAGCCAGGTGCGGGATGTTATCCACGTGATGGACAATGTCAGCAGCAAGGCCCGCCAACTGAAAAATGAAATGGACGACCTTGGCACCCAGGCCGAAGGCATTGGCCGAATCATGGTCGTTATCAACGACATCGCCGACCAGACTAATCTATTGGCGCTCAATGCAGCCATTGAAGCGGCACGCGCCGGCGAAGCAGGCCGCGGCTTCGCCGTTGTTGCAGATGAAGTCCGAAAGTTGGCCGAAAAGAGCATGCAAGCTACCAAAGACGTCAACTCCTATATTGGCGCCATTCAGGAGAGCGCTCGTAGAAACGTGACCGCCACAGAGGATACGACGTCTGTCATCGCCAAAGCGACAGCCATGTCCCACGAAGCCGGCGACTCGCTGGAAAAAATCCTGCATCTTGTGGAGAGCACGGATGATCAAATCCGTTCCATCGCTTCGGCTTCGGAACAGCAGTCCTCAGCAAGCGAGGAGATCAATCTATC